A stretch of Alkalicella caledoniensis DNA encodes these proteins:
- the spoVG gene encoding septation regulator SpoVG has protein sequence MKITDVRVRRVNKDGKMRAVVSVTFDNEFVVHDIRVVEGNNGFFVAMPSRKGADGEHRDIAHPITSNTRGMIQEAVLDAYQSFLETVPQEG, from the coding sequence ATGAAAATTACTGATGTTAGGGTTAGACGGGTGAATAAAGACGGTAAAATGAGAGCAGTTGTTTCAGTAACCTTCGATAATGAGTTTGTAGTGCATGATATTAGAGTTGTTGAGGGTAATAACGGGTTCTTTGTTGCGATGCCTAGCAGAAAAGGGGCCGACGGAGAACATAGGGATATTGCTCACCCAATAACATCAAACACTAGGGGAATGATACAAGAAGCTGTACTAGATGCATATCAGTCTTTTTTAGAAACAGTTCCACAAGAAGGATAG
- the ilvA gene encoding threonine ammonia-lyase, translating to MEITLDDVKKSQKKIAEIVRVTPLEKSQTLTQLVGQEIFLKYENMQKTGSFKLRGATSKILSLSEEGKREGVIAASAGNHAQGVAFAATKSNMLSKIVMPEGAPITKIMATQGYGAEVILKGLTYDDCYQHAMELAKEKKLNYVHAFNDKDVIAGQGTIGLEIISQLQDVKNIIVPIGGGGLLAGILLAVKELNPSIRVIGVQAEGASAMVNSVKMGKLTQTDMVNTIADGIAVKKPGDLTFTLINKYIDDVVTVDEEEIARAILLLLERNKTMVEGAAAVTVAALIYNKIDNLKGKTVAVLSGGNIDPNILSRIIERGMIKAGKTTFLEVVLQDIPGSLQRLLGTIALHKANVIAVNHDRLNPKIPIKYAKVNLMLETRDLAHGENIVKELLKSGYSAQILENL from the coding sequence ATGGAAATAACACTAGATGATGTGAAAAAATCGCAGAAAAAAATTGCTGAAATCGTGAGGGTAACTCCTTTAGAAAAATCTCAGACACTGACCCAATTAGTGGGACAGGAAATATTTTTGAAATATGAAAATATGCAAAAGACTGGATCTTTTAAACTCCGGGGTGCTACAAGTAAAATTCTTTCTCTCTCAGAGGAAGGGAAAAGAGAAGGCGTCATTGCTGCATCTGCAGGCAACCACGCTCAAGGAGTCGCTTTTGCTGCAACAAAAAGTAATATGCTATCTAAAATAGTAATGCCTGAGGGAGCTCCCATAACAAAGATAATGGCAACACAAGGCTATGGCGCAGAGGTTATTTTAAAAGGACTTACATATGACGACTGCTACCAGCATGCTATGGAGCTAGCAAAGGAAAAGAAATTAAACTATGTTCATGCCTTCAATGATAAAGATGTAATTGCGGGGCAAGGGACAATCGGCCTAGAAATCATAAGCCAGCTTCAAGACGTTAAAAACATCATTGTACCCATTGGAGGAGGAGGTCTACTGGCAGGAATATTATTAGCCGTTAAAGAATTAAATCCATCTATTAGGGTTATAGGAGTACAAGCTGAAGGAGCATCTGCCATGGTGAACTCAGTGAAAATGGGGAAACTAACCCAGACAGACATGGTTAACACCATCGCCGATGGAATAGCTGTTAAAAAACCAGGGGACTTAACATTTACCCTTATCAACAAGTATATAGATGATGTTGTAACAGTAGATGAGGAAGAAATCGCCAGAGCTATCCTTTTACTGTTAGAAAGAAATAAGACAATGGTAGAAGGGGCAGCAGCTGTTACAGTAGCTGCTTTGATATACAACAAGATTGACAACCTGAAGGGAAAAACAGTGGCTGTGTTGAGTGGTGGTAACATAGACCCCAATATACTTTCTAGAATTATAGAAAGAGGTATGATAAAAGCAGGTAAAACCACTTTTTTAGAGGTTGTGCTACAAGATATTCCTGGCTCATTACAAAGGCTTCTGGGTACAATAGCACTACACAAAGCAAATGTAATTGCAGTAAACCATGATAGATTAAATCCTAAAATACCTATCAAATATGCAAAAGTGAACCTCATGTTAGAAACAAGGGATCTTGCCCATGGTGAAAATATTGTAAAAGAACTATTGAAATCAGGCTACAGTGCACAGATTTTAGAGAATTTATAA
- the purR gene encoding pur operon repressor, which produces MYYGKNKGEDKIIKFKRSQRVALMAMEFLFSANKTFSLNYFCEKYDAAKSSVSEDLFHLNTTFKQNGLGEIISNAGATGGAYFIPKITTEKTQEFLTDLKGKLQAKERVLPGGYLYYSDLIFDPKITNMLGLIFASKYAEKKVDYCLTMETKGIPIAMATANYLNAEVVVARREAKVTEGPVVTINYVTGSTRRIQTMSITKKAIKPGKRILIIDDFMKAGGAAKGLVELVKEFSCSLAGIGVVIDSQNPENKMVNDYFSLLKLKSVNELTGEVDIIY; this is translated from the coding sequence TTGTATTATGGAAAAAATAAGGGGGAGGACAAAATTATAAAATTTAAAAGAAGTCAAAGGGTCGCATTAATGGCTATGGAATTTTTGTTTTCAGCTAATAAAACATTTTCTCTTAACTATTTTTGTGAAAAATATGATGCTGCAAAATCAAGTGTTAGCGAAGATCTTTTTCATTTGAATACAACTTTTAAACAAAATGGTTTAGGAGAAATAATAAGTAATGCAGGCGCCACAGGTGGCGCATACTTTATACCGAAAATAACCACTGAAAAAACACAGGAATTTTTAACTGATTTAAAAGGAAAGCTACAAGCAAAGGAAAGGGTATTACCTGGAGGCTACCTCTACTATTCAGATTTAATATTTGACCCAAAAATAACTAATATGCTGGGGCTAATATTTGCATCAAAATATGCTGAAAAAAAGGTAGACTATTGCTTGACTATGGAAACAAAAGGGATACCTATTGCTATGGCTACAGCGAACTATCTCAATGCAGAGGTAGTAGTAGCTAGAAGAGAAGCAAAAGTTACAGAAGGACCTGTAGTTACAATAAACTATGTGACAGGATCAACACGAAGAATCCAAACCATGTCTATTACAAAAAAAGCAATTAAGCCTGGGAAAAGAATTTTGATAATAGATGACTTTATGAAAGCCGGTGGTGCAGCTAAAGGACTTGTTGAGCTAGTAAAAGAATTTAGCTGCTCATTAGCAGGAATTGGTGTTGTTATAGATAGCCAAAACCCGGAAAACAAAATGGTTAATGATTATTTCTCACTTTTAAAGTTGAAGAGCGTAAACGAGTTGACAGGTGAAGTAGACATTATTTATTAG
- a CDS encoding nucleotidyltransferase family protein, giving the protein MRPIRAVILAGDSEKGDFMRGEKIKNKAFFPINKRPMLCYVLDVLVSVSEISEIVVVGPQRELEPLKQSYDVSVVHNQRSIMDNVKASKFGWDHGRLLIVTSDIPMITVESIKDFLAQTQEFDDELFYPIVRRAKNEEVYPKVKRTYVTLQEGTFTGGNICLVDANCIDKAAKAGERLIALRKSPVKLANFLGWSFLLKLLSKKLTIKGLEQRVSSILELKAKAIISSYPQLGTDVDKDSDIDIAEEYLANLI; this is encoded by the coding sequence ATGAGACCAATTAGAGCGGTGATATTAGCCGGTGATAGCGAAAAAGGGGATTTTATGCGTGGGGAGAAGATAAAAAATAAAGCGTTTTTCCCTATAAATAAAAGGCCCATGCTTTGTTATGTGCTGGATGTATTGGTATCAGTATCTGAAATTTCTGAAATAGTTGTAGTTGGCCCTCAAAGGGAGCTAGAACCCCTAAAGCAATCTTATGATGTATCAGTTGTTCATAATCAAAGAAGTATTATGGACAACGTAAAAGCAAGCAAGTTTGGTTGGGATCATGGTAGGTTACTCATAGTAACATCAGACATTCCCATGATAACAGTGGAGTCTATAAAAGATTTTTTAGCTCAAACCCAAGAGTTTGATGATGAACTTTTTTATCCTATTGTTCGGAGGGCAAAAAATGAAGAAGTATACCCGAAAGTTAAAAGAACTTACGTAACCTTACAAGAAGGAACATTTACAGGTGGTAATATTTGCTTGGTTGATGCCAATTGTATAGACAAGGCTGCAAAAGCTGGGGAGAGGCTAATCGCTCTGCGTAAAAGTCCAGTAAAGTTAGCAAACTTTTTGGGATGGTCCTTTCTTCTTAAACTCTTAAGTAAAAAACTAACCATAAAGGGACTTGAACAACGAGTCTCTAGCATTTTAGAACTAAAGGCTAAGGCTATTATCTCGTCATATCCCCAGCTAGGAACAGATGTAGATAAAGACTCAGATATAGATATTGCAGAGGAGTATTTAGCAAACTTAATTTAA
- the ispE gene encoding 4-(cytidine 5'-diphospho)-2-C-methyl-D-erythritol kinase, translating to MKLKARAKINLTLDVLHKRSDNYHEIEMIMQLVDLYDSLEIREGEGIEIVCSHPFVPTDEGNLVYKAAKSLQKYTGTKKGAKITIEKRIPVAAGLGGGSSDCATTLMGLNKFWKLNLSLEELAKLGKELGADVPFFIKGGTQLAKGIGEDLTLLPSLPPVWVVLAKPNLGVSTKEVYLGLEIDKITKRPNTQAMISAITEGNIKEVSNNLCNVLETVTLRRYSTVKILKDRITQLGACGTLMSGSGPTVFGLCSTYERALKIAKSLGTLAEEVFVTKTTDWSEINETN from the coding sequence ATGAAGCTTAAGGCTAGAGCGAAAATAAACCTAACCCTTGACGTTTTACATAAAAGGTCTGACAATTATCATGAGATAGAAATGATCATGCAGCTTGTTGATTTATATGATAGTCTAGAAATTAGAGAAGGCGAAGGTATTGAAATTGTATGTTCACACCCTTTTGTTCCTACAGATGAAGGCAATTTAGTTTATAAAGCAGCTAAGTCATTACAAAAATATACGGGAACAAAAAAAGGAGCAAAGATAACAATAGAAAAAAGAATACCTGTGGCAGCAGGGCTAGGCGGAGGAAGCAGTGACTGTGCCACTACCCTTATGGGATTAAATAAATTTTGGAAATTAAACTTAAGCTTAGAAGAACTAGCCAAATTAGGCAAAGAATTAGGAGCTGATGTGCCATTTTTTATTAAAGGAGGAACTCAGCTAGCTAAGGGGATAGGAGAAGATCTTACCCTATTGCCTAGCCTGCCCCCTGTGTGGGTGGTATTAGCAAAACCGAACCTAGGTGTTTCCACAAAGGAAGTGTATTTAGGTCTAGAAATAGACAAAATAACTAAGAGGCCAAATACCCAAGCCATGATATCTGCCATAACTGAGGGGAACATTAAAGAAGTAAGTAACAACTTATGTAACGTATTAGAAACAGTAACATTAAGGAGATATTCTACAGTTAAGATACTGAAAGATAGAATAACTCAGCTTGGTGCATGCGGAACATTGATGTCTGGTAGTGGACCCACTGTGTTTGGGTTATGTTCCACATATGAACGGGCATTAAAAATAGCGAAAAGTTTAGGTACCCTAGCAGAGGAAGTCTTTGTAACAAAAACTACTGATTGGAGTGAAATAAATGAGACCAATTAG
- the cphA gene encoding cyanophycin synthetase — protein MDIIKRTYFKGKNIYCHRPIYYYEIDLGKYGQKESKEFNNFNDELLSLLPNLAKHQCGVSEEFGFRNRLEEGTFFGHIIEHVALEILTLLGYSVRYGKTRIIKEPSHYFSVFECPMEEIGDKVADLAINLVKGILQKNPINLPKELEKLHNFNNQSKLGPSTMAIYEAAKNRKIPVKRFDSGGSILQLGLGVYLKLVEATITSQTSCVGVDIACDKTLTKKVLEKSGISVPFGKIAKTEEEALKIAKEIGTPVVVKPCDGNQGKGVTLNLETETEIRSAFKLAENYSKNIIVEKHITGKHYRILVINGEVVAVADRIPAHVVGDGEHTIKELIDLENQNPLRGYDHDQPLTKIKVDPVIFMVLARQNMTINYIPHKDQIVFLRENANISTGGIAMDVTDEIHKDNVIMAKRIAKVVGLDIAGIDLVTDDISKPVTKTGGAVIEVNAAPGIRMHLFPSHGKPRPVGEKIVDYLYPEGTISQIPIISITGTNGKTTTTRLISHILQQKGLVVGSTSTDGIYINDVNVMEGDNTGPISAQAVLDDPTVEIAVLETARGGIVKRGLGYDLADVAVVTNLGEDHLGQDGLESIDDLFFIKSLVVEAVKENGYLVLNADDPYVVKMANKNPKAKVIYFSMTYKNNVLKKHLASGGVGIYLKDSIIYMVEGEKPYPIISTSKVPITVNGKAIHNVENAMASIGAMISLGIEKKEIISGLQTFDSNKHNPGRANIYQGNDITVLLDYGHNKEGYKKVLDLAKEMDSNHIILVLGAPGDRLDDQLKELGTVASPYGNYFIVKEDENLRGRKMSEVASLICKGLMESGVKREKVEIINDETKAIAKAMDIAQKGDLIVIFYEKFHEASMTVENCLKRIKTKAKKIV, from the coding sequence GTGGATATAATTAAAAGAACTTATTTTAAGGGAAAAAATATATATTGTCACAGACCTATTTACTACTATGAAATAGATCTGGGGAAGTACGGACAGAAGGAAAGCAAAGAGTTCAATAATTTCAATGATGAACTCTTGTCTTTGCTGCCTAATTTAGCAAAACATCAGTGTGGGGTAAGTGAAGAATTTGGATTTAGAAACAGACTTGAAGAAGGCACCTTTTTTGGCCATATAATTGAACATGTAGCTCTAGAAATTCTAACTTTACTAGGCTATAGTGTTAGATACGGAAAGACTAGGATTATAAAAGAACCTAGTCACTACTTTAGTGTATTTGAATGTCCCATGGAGGAAATAGGAGATAAAGTGGCGGATTTAGCCATTAACTTAGTAAAGGGCATCTTACAAAAAAATCCTATAAACCTCCCAAAGGAATTAGAAAAACTTCATAATTTTAATAACCAATCTAAGTTAGGTCCCAGTACCATGGCCATATACGAAGCAGCTAAGAACAGAAAAATCCCTGTCAAGAGATTTGATAGTGGAGGTAGCATTTTACAACTTGGTTTAGGTGTGTATTTAAAATTAGTTGAAGCTACTATTACATCCCAGACAAGTTGTGTAGGAGTAGATATCGCATGTGATAAAACATTAACAAAAAAGGTCCTTGAAAAAAGCGGTATATCTGTGCCCTTTGGAAAAATAGCTAAAACCGAAGAAGAAGCATTGAAGATAGCTAAAGAAATCGGCACACCTGTGGTAGTGAAACCCTGTGATGGAAATCAAGGGAAGGGTGTAACCCTAAATTTAGAAACGGAAACTGAAATCCGCAGTGCATTCAAGCTTGCAGAGAATTATAGTAAAAATATAATCGTAGAAAAACATATTACAGGAAAACATTACAGGATACTTGTAATAAACGGTGAAGTGGTAGCAGTAGCCGATAGAATACCCGCCCATGTTGTAGGAGATGGGGAACATACCATAAAAGAGCTAATAGATTTAGAAAATCAAAATCCCCTAAGGGGATATGACCACGATCAACCACTGACAAAGATAAAAGTAGACCCAGTGATTTTTATGGTTTTGGCGAGGCAAAATATGACAATAAATTATATACCTCATAAAGATCAAATAGTATTTTTAAGGGAAAATGCCAACATTAGCACCGGTGGAATTGCAATGGATGTAACTGATGAGATACATAAGGATAATGTGATAATGGCAAAACGAATAGCCAAGGTAGTGGGACTTGATATAGCAGGTATAGATCTAGTAACAGATGACATATCTAAACCTGTTACGAAAACCGGCGGAGCAGTAATCGAGGTGAATGCTGCACCAGGAATACGCATGCACCTTTTCCCTAGTCATGGTAAGCCAAGGCCAGTTGGAGAAAAAATAGTGGATTATCTATATCCAGAAGGAACTATAAGTCAAATTCCGATAATATCAATAACAGGAACTAATGGCAAGACTACTACCACAAGACTAATAAGTCATATACTTCAACAAAAGGGTCTTGTGGTGGGCTCTACATCCACAGATGGCATCTATATAAATGATGTGAATGTTATGGAAGGTGATAACACAGGTCCTATCAGTGCCCAAGCAGTTTTAGATGACCCCACCGTAGAAATAGCTGTTTTGGAGACCGCAAGGGGCGGAATAGTTAAGAGAGGCTTAGGATATGATTTAGCAGATGTAGCAGTAGTTACTAACCTAGGGGAAGATCACTTAGGACAAGATGGACTGGAAAGTATAGATGACTTATTTTTTATTAAATCCTTAGTAGTGGAAGCAGTAAAGGAAAATGGATATTTAGTTTTAAACGCCGATGATCCATATGTAGTTAAGATGGCTAATAAGAATCCTAAAGCAAAAGTGATCTACTTTTCTATGACATATAAAAATAATGTGTTAAAGAAACACCTTGCTAGTGGAGGGGTAGGTATTTATTTGAAAGATAGTATTATCTACATGGTAGAAGGTGAAAAGCCATATCCAATCATATCTACATCAAAGGTGCCCATAACAGTAAATGGAAAAGCTATTCATAATGTTGAAAATGCCATGGCTAGCATAGGTGCCATGATTTCATTGGGGATTGAAAAAAAAGAAATTATAAGTGGACTACAGACCTTTGATAGTAATAAGCATAATCCAGGAAGAGCAAATATTTATCAAGGGAATGACATAACAGTCTTACTAGACTACGGACACAACAAAGAAGGATACAAAAAGGTACTTGATCTAGCTAAGGAGATGGATAGCAACCATATAATTTTAGTCTTAGGGGCACCAGGTGATAGGCTAGATGACCAACTTAAAGAACTTGGTACAGTGGCAAGTCCTTATGGCAACTATTTTATAGTAAAAGAAGATGAAAACCTTAGGGGTAGGAAGATGAGTGAGGTTGCTAGTCTTATCTGTAAAGGACTTATGGAAAGTGGCGTAAAAAGAGAAAAGGTAGAAATAATAAACGACGAAACAAAAGCCATAGCTAAAGCAATGGATATTGCCCAAAAGGGTGATTTGATAGTTATATTTTATGAAAAATTCCATGAAGCTAGTATGACGGTGGAAAATTGCTTAAAAAGAATAAAAACAAAAGCAAAAAAAATTGTATAG
- a CDS encoding cyanophycinase, translating into MEKVDGNLLIIGGAEDKTGDCLILKEFVNLAKGRDGKIVIMPTATEQPDKVGEQYSEIFKDIGVSEVEVLKIDCRKDALSQKAQKSIEDATGIFFTGGDQLRITSLLGGTPVDHSLQKVYKEGVVIAGTSAGAAAMSSTMIIGGNGESTPQMGILNMAPGMGLLNEAVVDQHFAQRGRLGRLLAAVAQNPYILGIGIDEDTSVLINREAKLKVIGSQTVTIVDGRDSGFTNVSELKPEQPLAITDVLVHILPHGYCYDLKERKPLLN; encoded by the coding sequence ATGGAGAAAGTAGATGGTAATCTCCTAATAATAGGAGGGGCTGAAGATAAAACAGGTGACTGCTTAATCCTTAAGGAATTTGTAAACCTCGCAAAGGGAAGAGACGGTAAAATTGTCATCATGCCTACAGCCACTGAACAACCAGACAAAGTAGGAGAACAATATAGTGAAATTTTTAAAGATATAGGTGTTTCTGAAGTCGAAGTACTAAAAATAGATTGTAGAAAGGATGCACTAAGTCAAAAGGCTCAAAAAAGCATCGAAGATGCCACTGGCATTTTTTTTACTGGTGGTGATCAACTTAGAATTACAAGTTTACTTGGTGGAACCCCCGTTGATCATTCTTTACAAAAGGTATACAAAGAGGGAGTGGTCATAGCAGGAACTAGTGCTGGTGCAGCAGCCATGAGCTCTACAATGATAATTGGTGGTAATGGAGAATCAACTCCCCAAATGGGGATACTGAATATGGCCCCAGGCATGGGTTTACTTAATGAAGCTGTTGTAGATCAACACTTTGCACAAAGGGGTAGGTTAGGAAGGCTATTAGCAGCAGTTGCCCAAAACCCATATATCTTAGGTATAGGAATAGATGAAGATACATCTGTCCTTATAAACAGGGAAGCAAAGCTAAAAGTTATTGGATCTCAAACTGTCACAATAGTTGATGGGAGAGATTCAGGATTTACAAATGTGTCTGAACTAAAGCCTGAACAACCACTGGCTATTACAGATGTGTTAGTTCATATATTGCCACACGGATATTGCTATGATTTAAAAGAGAGGAAACCCCTGCTAAATTAG